A region of the Dromaius novaehollandiae isolate bDroNov1 chromosome W, bDroNov1.hap1, whole genome shotgun sequence genome:
ggcaggcAGTGCTGGAGCGCAGCGCTTGGGTCAAAATCGCCCTTGTTTCCCAAAGGTTCAGCAGAGTGACCCTTTCCTGCTTGAGCCACATGAGGAGCTGACAATATGCAAACACTATGAGAAAAGGTTACTGGATTTCTGTGCTGTCTTTAAACCTTCAATGCCTAGATCTGTGGTGGTAAGCAGAAGTGTTTTGGCTCTGTCTCAAGATTTTCCTCTTCCGTCTGCTGGCTTTGTCTTCTGAGAGAAGCATGCTTCCCTTAATGATGCCTCAGATGCTTCTGTCAAGAGATGGTTGTTTGAGACGTTACTGCTTCTTCAGTATGATTTGATATGCCTACAATGAGAAGTGTCTGCAGTGTGAGGACTAATGAAGCTAAAAGCTTTGTCCCTTTTGTGTCTCATGTTCCTTCACTTGTTGcttgcttattttatttctgaaagcatGGATGTCCTTTGAGTGTTTATTCCTGCAGTACTGTAGTatttcaaactgcttttttctctttgtctgttTTCTGGGGTGTATGAcactttttaaaacagagaacTATTTCTCAGCTTCATCTGTTGCTTGTTCAGGGCTGGGTTTTAACcacttccttccctcttctcctaaGCGAGAAGTAGAAATGAACCTAAAGATAAATGATATGATATAATATGATATAATAAAACATTCTCATTGCTGAATCCTATGTTTTGGCTGCTTGGTCCACTTGCTTTTGCAACAGCATAGGTGCATGTCTGACCTCAAAATACACTGGTTAAAGCACCTGTACTGGCAGTAAGTTAAACcgtcaaaaaaagaaatctctgaagTGACCTTTATTAGTCAGAAGACTGTAATTCAGGAGAGAGGGGATTTATGGCTGAAGTGGGGAATGAAATCAGTGCTTCTTTTGTCACCTAGTTATTAAGAAGGGTTAGTTACACTGGCCTCAGTCAGTCTTCCTTTTTTAGCTGGTGTACTGACCAATAAACATGAAAAGTCTCTTCTAAACATCTTTTTGATGAAGCAACAGGTTGCCATTACATGCTATACAGAGTATGACCTTATATTTGAGAAGCAGCCCCCTTAGAGTATGCATGCTAGATCGGACCCCCTGAGTAATGTTGTTGAACACCTGGTTTCATATTGATGGGGTTCAAATCAACTTGGAAATCTAGTTGGAGGAAAGTCTGAATCTGAATCTCtgatctggaggaaaaaataactgaactACCACTTTGTAAGGTTCTTACAGGAATAATATTGGACTATGAGGTACTTACTGACATGGCAGCATGTGCTTGTACTTGTAGCCGTTGTGTATTCTTTGTCTTTAGTGTATATTCAAAATTACTCATTCtgatttatgtttttttaatctagttttgCTTCTGTACTTACttattcccccctcccttttttttaatttagggaaCAGCTTGTATGTATTTCAAACGCTTTTACCTCAATAATTCAGTGATGGAGTATCATCCTCGGATAATAATGTGAGTTGTCAACACATCTTGAGTTACTGTATTCAGCAGAATGATTAGAAGCATAATGTTTATACTTGTAAAAGATTGAAGAAATGAGAAAGGATGTCAAAGAGCTTAAATACAAGTAGAGACAAAAAGTAGTCactttctgtttccattttctgaacactgttttgaagatttaaattttttgaatgagTTTTTGATAACGAGATGGGTGCTTGCAGATGTCAGtcgttcactttttttttcctcccttctcaaGGCTAACATGTGCATTTTTGGCATGTAAAGTAGATGAATTTAATGTGTCCAGTGCACAGTTTGTTGGTAACCTTCGAGAAAGCCCTCTTGGGCAGGAAAAAGCCCTAGAACAAATACTGGAATATGAACTACTACTTATTCAGCAGCTGAACTTTCATCTTATCGTGCACAATCCATACAGACCATTTGAGGGATTTCTAATTGATTTGAAGGTAATACTGTTTTATATGCTGCATATTTCATACACTGATGCAATGCAAACATCTCCGGGATTGTATTAAAAAAGCTAAGTTACTTTTGTCTCTCTGCTTGGAAAGATCTAGATTCTGAAGTGGTAGATGGGCAAGTATCTGAAAGGAAGTCTGTTATGTTATGATCTTTAAGGATTTTAGGCCATCTTTCAGAATAAGATGACCTGCTACTTTTTTCTTCATACAGCACTGTTGAATTGTGTGTTCTAAACTTGTGAACCAGAAGATCTGAAACAGCTGCCTACTTTCATAAatacttacttatttttttaGACTCGTTATCCAATGCTGGAGAATCCTGAAGTTTTGAGGAAAACAGCTGATGACTTTCTCAATAGAGTAGCTCTGACAGATGCATATCTGCTCTTTACTCCCTCACAAATAGCTCTTACTGCTATATTATCTAGTGCTTCAAGAGCAGGAATTAATATGGAAAggtaggcttttttttctttataggtaTGCTTTAAACACTTTGCTTCCTGTATTGTACCAATACATTgtaaataatgtattattttgttttaggCATTCTTAAGTAGCAAGTGTAAGTATATATTTACTGATCATTAACACATCTGCTGCATTCTTTAATtaagttttcaaaactgaagtgTTGCTATCTTTTTTTCAGATTCCCAAAGTAGGAGATATATGATGagctgtctgtctcttttttcttctttttttgcttcttcccACTGACTTTGCCCTGGTTAGAACAGAACAAGATTTTCAGACTGATCTTGACGAGTGagtgaagaaaactgaaacaatGGGAGCTCAGTATACAAAACACCTTAAAAACTTAGGTACTTTTTAATCAGTAAGATATTTAAGATTTCAGAGtcaaagagaatttctttttaactgacAGCTAGGTGTGCAGCAACTGTTAACTGCTGTATTTGGCCACTCCAACAGTGTGATTTCCATGAGAAGGGACTGATGAAAAGGTGCTATTTTAGATCAGTATCTGCTTTCCTTTCTATGGTCTTATTTATTGGTATTTGCAAAGGCATCATCAAGCACTTTGATATCAGTGCTAAAATGTGTTGGTTTGCCTTTCCCTGgttcctcccccttcccaaggACTaaaggttacttttttttttccttccagaactgTAACTAATGTGGCTGCTCTGAGCTACATCTAGCTGTGTCTTGAGTGTTTTGCTCATCACATGATGTTCCATGTGAGTGTGTTGCATCTGGAGTGTAACTGCTGTAGGTAAAAAGGCTGATAGTAGGCGCAAGCTGTGCTCTTTCGAGAAAGTTTCCCTCTATCTGCTGTAAATGAATCTCCTTTTTGTTAGGAATGAATAAAAGGTGGCTTTCTTAAAAGAATGAGTTGGTGTGGGCAATACCCTGTGCTGTGTTCACTGTCCCCTCAGAACAGCGTAAAAATACTCAGGTCCTTAACTTTAAAGTTGTTGATTTAATTCCTGAATTTCTAGTTTTTAGTATTTATGCCATGATTCAGAAAAGCATGCTTATGAAAAGAACTTTGGATCATTTGTAAACAGTGTTTGAATCAAAGTATGTGAACTTTGTTTGCATGTTCATGAAAAGCTAAATCTTTGTCACTTGTCTGCCCCATGCAACTGCTGTAATCTGGTCACtcgttattgcaggtgagcttgTGAGCTGCTGGATGTGATGGAAACTAATGCTGCAGTTCAGATCTTACGGGCTggtgggtgtgtgcatgtgtgtggaggTGCAACAGGGTGAATGGGACCTGGACACTTTGCAAGTCTGTTGCTCATACAGTGTGAATGATGTGTATGATAGTCTGAGAAGAATTACAGTTGCAGGAAGAACAAGTGCCACTCTTGGCACTAGAGCTCTAGAGAATAGATGGTTCCAAATCAGTCTTTCATTATGGTATGAGGAGAAggttaaataatatttttgcttcaAACTGAGTTCTACAATAGCAGTGATACCTACAGAGCAGCTATCAGCTTATAGTAATTATTTTCTTGGTGGCCATTTGCTTGAGACTGGAAGCTGCAACTGATACATCTCTTTATGCCTATATATTAACCAAAGTTTAAGGTAATGTGCATTGGAAGACTTGGGAGTCTTGGATTTTTGTAATCTATCCATAAGTATGCACTTtcccaagaaaaggaaaaactatttGCTTATTATGGAACTTGGTGAGGACTGTTGCTTGTGTTGGTTGTGGTTTACCCTGTGTTTAGGGGGCTGGtgtattcatttgttttttaagatttggAAGCTTAAATGAGGTGAGTACTAAAGCTAAAAGTGTAATCTGTTTCTTTGTCATGTTTTTACTCCAATGAGGTCATGTACCATGGTGTCGTTACTTGCaatgaaattccttttttttttttttaacactagcATGCGTTAAATAAAATACCTAAATAATGGTGTTACCCCGTTCTTTTAATGTCCACGTTAAAAGGAAGCTTGAATCtttgagggaagaggaagagctctACAGACCTTAAAAGAAAACATCTTACATTTGCTTTCAGTAGAGTCACGGCTGTGCAGCTGCCAAAAGAAGCAGTCCCGTCTCACAAACTTTCTTGTCCATTCGTCTGTCTGAAAGCTATCCTTTTGTAGGATTTGCTTTTCCAGCAGTCATACTGTGCAACAGTGTGATCTTGGTGTGACGTTTCACAGAATCTGAAACCTAAGCTGACTTAACAAGACTTATTTACAAATGTTTAATTTTGCAACATAGGAACTTGGTTCTTTGCATGTCTAAATAAAGGCTTTTGTAAAATTGTTACAGAAGAATAATGGAGAAGCAACAAGAGACTTTTTTTATCAGTTTATAGCATTTATGTAACAAAAGTGTTTTTATTAAGTCCAATTATAAAGCTTTAGCATATGTAAATGATAAGTAGTAAGGTTTTTTTATTAACTAGTAGTAGCTGCCACAAATAACTATGACACATTTTAAGAACTTCAGACTTACTCTTTCATGTTTCTTTAGTTATTTATCAGAAAGTCTTATGCTGAAAGAAAACCGAACATCCTTAGCCAAGCTACTAGATGGTATGAAATGTAAGTAAACATTGGAAAAATATGATAAACTATATCTGTAAAGGAGAACTTCTTTTCCCTCCCAACAACAAAAACTTTGagcagaaaaatgttctttaaacaATTTTATTCACGTCAGGGCTAGCATTAATTAAGTAAATCATGAGCAATAAAATGAAGCAGTTGGcaggaagcagagggagaaaatACAAACTTAGCTTTGACAtaaacaaatgaaattaaaacaaaaagggcCTGATGAATTGTAGTCGGTTAAATGCTAGTGAGTAACTTGTATTCAGAAGCCCAAAGTCTGTTTTGGGTGCTAGATACTTCTATTGTTTAAGCCTTAGGATGAAATACTTCCTTTCAGTCACTTTGACTTGAAGTGCAGCTTCTAGCAAAAGCCTGCACATAACTACTTCTGCCACCAGAGGGTACCTTTTCTAAAATTAGTAATGTTAAGTGACCTGCCAGGTTTTATCTCTTACTTATATTTTGCAGACTATAAGGATGGTTTGAAAGAGGTTTAAGTTTTGCTGTATGTTTTTAATACTAGCAATATCAAAATGCTAACATGATTTTGCTGGAATGATAGAGATTGTAGTACAGTCTATGATTATTaagtttaattaaataaaaaggctGAGTTATGAAATTTTCAGTAAGTAGTCAGTTCTGTAATGTCTGAGTGAATGCATGCatataaaatggaagaaagggagCATTAAAAACCTAAAGTCTTTCAACTAAGTTGACTTTAGTAGTGAATATACCACACTAGTCACAGGTAACTACACTTAAATCTAAATTGGATTTGTAAACATAAGAtactcttccctttctcttcctacTAACCAGTCTAGTCTTCCTGCTTCCATTAgtaagaagaaaagggaaaactggGCTCACTTTGTCTTTACTTGCAACATTGTAGAATATAGCCTTTGCCCAAAGGCAACTCTTCTATAAGCATATGATGACCGGAGGGAGGTCTTAAATGAGTAGATGTACAGAGAACTGATGGTAGTGAAAATCAGTGCCTTGCTTCTTGTGGGATAGTTGCAAATTTAATTTGTCCTTTTAACAAGACTAAAACCAATCTCTTTTTAAAGACTGAGGTACAATGCTGAATGCAAAGAGTATTTGTGTACCCTGATGTTTGTTAGCACAGCAATGTGAACTCTGCATCAACTCACTTGCCTTGAGGAAATCCAGAATTGTGATGTTAACAACTTGTTTTAGTGTAGTTCTCTGTACTGAGCTTTTGCTGTATCCTGATGTTTAGAATTAATTCTCTAATGTAAGATGACAGTTAAGTCTTACATGTGTAATTTTGGATTCTCTGAAGCTTGAGCATTATATAGAGTGGGATATTTTCTGAGCTGAGATTTGCTTATGAAGCAGTTTGAGGCAGGAAAGTAGTCAATACTTCCTGAACATCTAATGCATATTTTGACAAATACCAGATTTTTATTTGGTAAGCTATCTGTCTGATTACAGCTGTTTTGTAGTATTTTGCATGTTGCCTTGTAGCTTCCTGAAGTCTGTTTAAAAACTGGATGCAATGCTTTCAAAACATAAGAGATGCGGAGTTCACTTAagactttttaaattgtttttcccTGTATGTTTTCCTGATTTTAGTGAAATCTTTTTAGTAGAAGCTGCTCAAAAATTTATACTGTTCTCATTATTATAAAGAGGGAAGGAAGTGTTAACTAGTGGTCCAAGTTTAAGTGTAAGATGCATGGTAACAGTAGCCATAGTACTGATTGATAGTACCTTGTGTAATTCATGGAGTGGAGcagaaattatttaatttgcttaagGCTGTGTTGTTGCCACTGTAGGCATGAAAAATCTTATAAAGAAATATGAACTACCAAGGCCTGAAGAGGTTGCTGCTCTAAAACAGAAATTAGAGAAGTGTCACAGCTTGGAGCTTTCACTTAATATAAACCCGTAAGTAGATACTTAACACTTCCTCCTTTATGTTTGAACTTTCTGGCTTTTTTACTGTTATAGAAACTTTAATTTTTTCTGATCTCTGTAAGTGAATGAAAACTAAAACATCTAAACAAGGATGTCTGTTTGCTGTGTGAGTTTCTTCTAGTTTAAGTCTTGATTCTTTGCTTCTAGTAGTGCTTTCAGTAATGCATAAATACCTTCTTTGTGCTGATTTGCACTGCAAGCACCAgtaatatttgtttatttgtaacATGGATCTGGAGCTCAGGATGGCTTTTAAGGCCTGGCCTCTTTATCATGTGTAATGAGAACTGAGAGCTTCAAATCACTTGATTAATGGAAAAATTGTGTAAAGGGTTAATGTTTTCTTAAGGCTTACAGTGGACTGTGAAACTTAAGctcttgatttctcttttctgGAGAGTATTATGCCCTTTTCACTTTAGTACTCAGAACTACAAGCTTCTAGCAAAGCTATTAGTTTAGACCTTGGTAACTTTGTCTGTGGCAAATAGGTACGTAATCTAATTTTAAATGCTGTGGCAAAATAAGGAGATTACCTGGCTCTAAAAATGCATATGCATTTCACTTTTTTCTGGTTGGGGTCtaggaagaagaggaaaggtTATGAAGATGATGAATATATAACAAAGAAATCTAGAATGGATGAGGTCAGTAAATCTACTGTACAAGTATTGCTTTTCCACCCTCTTAATTACTGCCAAGACAAAAATGACACAACTAATGAGACtgtttttttaactctgttaATATTAATTTACATGCTGCTCAGAAATCTTTCAACCTGTTCTTATAAAATAAGCCAGAGCTCTTACTAGCCTGTACCTGGAGCATTCTTAAACACCCTGGTCTTTTGTGGAGAGGGGGAGTCAGGGCAAGGCATCcttcctgctgttttctgtgattcAAAAGTCTTGTATAACTGCAACCATAAAGCAGCATAAAGCTAATTACCTGTAAATGCAGCATGTGAAACCCCCCTATGCCACTGAAGTAACAGTTGTAAAACTGAGATTCTGGAGACTGCGATGAAAACTTTTTGGGAAGCCAGGAACTGAATGCTTGAGGAGAAATCCTAACTTAGGTGATGACAGTGAAAACTTCTCAGGTTGTGGATGAAACAAATGAGGATATCTTGGAAAAACTATATcagacaggctttttttcttaGAAGTTGTATTTGGGGGTCTTTCTGCTGGCcagtgtttctgttctgttttcatttactttctttGGCTTCTTGTGCAGGGCAGAGACTCAGCTTCCAGATTAAATTTCTACCTCAGGCTATGTGTTACCAAGGCTTTCACAAATTACACTGAGGGGTAGCTTGTGCTGCAAATTAGAAGACTGAATATAAATGAGGTAGAGATTTTGGAGGGTGCCTTAAAACATAATTAAGGTACTGCTTCAGGTGTAATTTGAAACATCTTCCACGCTTCTCATTTGAAAAATTGACTGAAAATTGTACAGACTACTACTACATTCTAACGGAGGAAtagttttttcaaaaaaacccctttttttaATGGACATCTCTTGATACTGAAGAGCAGAAGACATTCTGCAGCCTTGTGGTCTAAGACATCTGAAATATGGCACTTACTTATGAAAACTTGTGAACTGCTGAATAGAGTTGTCAGTTAAAATTTTAACCTTAAAATGCAGGATGTGTTGTATGTGCTTTTATAGGGGGTGTTTTTGTGTGggggtgtgttttttgtttttgttttttgtttgttttgcaaggcTGCTTGAATTGTGTAAATTATCGTTACCATGGTCAATTTTAGTTACACATTATAGCAccaaactgaaaaatcatttctatGGAGCTAAGCTGAAATTTATGCAGTTACAAGACTCTTGAAGATACGCTCTAATGAAATGCAGAATCTCAAGCAtatctaataaaaaatatttaatactgtaAAAAAGTTTGACTAAAGTTTGCTCTAAATGCCAATCTAAAAAGTGAATGAAAACTAAAACACATTCTGTTCAAATCCTTGCCATGTGAGTTTCTACTACTATGGAAATTGGcaacttttttttacttcctcATAAAATGATTTAGAAAATAACTCCAAACTAAGCCTAAGATGACACTCATTTTTTCCTCTAGCTTAATTTGAAGAGGTCTTATTTAGGAGTTTTAGATCTGTGGTTCTCTtgcaaactgactttttttttctttttacaattcTTTTGTCCAAAGGAACTAGATGAACTAATATAATCTACAGCATTTCATTATCAGTTGTTACATTCATATTGTAAAAACTCTTAAATTTCAAGAGCTGTTTCTTCATAACTGTGTATCTGAACTGCTGTGGGTTTATGCttgtgtgttttcatttctgagtAATAATCAGTGCAGGATCAGATTTGGGCTTGCCAATCATAAACACATGAAAAAGTAGGCTTAACTTTTTTGGAAGCTTATAGTGTCTGTATAGTTCACACTTTGAGGCTTCACCAATCCTGTAGACAGCTGATACTGATGGTGTTTATAGCTGTAATTAGGGTGTAATATATGCAAGTGCACAATCAGTTCAAATCTACTTATAACAATTCTTTTTGGATCTACCAGTTTATCACTGAAGTTAATACCAATACAAAGGGCATAATGGGGGTGGAGAGCTCATGAATTTGAAATGCTAGGACTCTACAAGGTACTGACTGGCCATAGATGACAGCTGCCAAAGTAATGAAGCCATAAAAAGGGCAGGATACTAGTAAAAGGCCCCAATCTGAGCTGTTTGGAATTCTGTGCATGGTCCCCAGTAATGCAGAAGGATGAGATAAACCTCAAACAGGTGTTCAAAAGGACTGCTAAAATGACTGAGACTGGCTTTTAGAGTATATGTGGATAAACTGCTTTATTTAATGGTAATAAAGAGCTTAGTCACCACTagtttaaatgcctttttttaggCTGTAGCCTGCTTCTTCAACTAGGGAGTGTTAAATCCTGGGCATAAGGAACACAAGGTTGAGACTTTTAATTtccttaccaaaaaaaccccatggaCATGTTTGTAGGAACAAGAAGTTAGACTCATTCCAGGAGGCTTTC
Encoded here:
- the LOC112991880 gene encoding cyclin-H isoform X3 → MYHSSTQRRHWTFRGEEELARCRADASRKFRSKAVAGGKGTACMYFKRFYLNNSVMEYHPRIIMLTCAFLACKVDEFNVSSAQFVGNLRESPLGQEKALEQILEYELLLIQQLNFHLIVHNPYRPFEGFLIDLKTRYPMLENPEVLRKTADDFLNRVALTDAYLLFTPSQIALTAILSSASRAGINMESYLSESLMLKENRTSLAKLLDGMKCMKNLIKKYELPRPEEVAALKQKLEKCHSLELSLNINPKKRKGYEDDEYITKKSRMDEGRDSASRLNFYLRLCVTKAFTNYTEG
- the LOC112991880 gene encoding cyclin-H isoform X1 — protein: MYHSSTQRRHWTFRGEEELARCRADASRKFRSKAVAGGKVQQSDPFLLEPHEELTICKHYEKRLLDFCAVFKPSMPRSVVGTACMYFKRFYLNNSVMEYHPRIIMLTCAFLACKVDEFNVSSAQFVGNLRESPLGQEKALEQILEYELLLIQQLNFHLIVHNPYRPFEGFLIDLKTRYPMLENPEVLRKTADDFLNRVALTDAYLLFTPSQIALTAILSSASRAGINMESYLSESLMLKENRTSLAKLLDGMKCMKNLIKKYELPRPEEVAALKQKLEKCHSLELSLNINPKKRKGYEDDEYITKKSRMDEGRDSASRLNFYLRLCVTKAFTNYTEG
- the LOC112991880 gene encoding cyclin-H isoform X2, with protein sequence MYHSSTQRRHWTFRGEEELARCRADASRKFRSKAVAGGKVQQSDPFLLEPHEELTICKHYEKRLLDFCAVFKPSMPRSVVGTACMYFKRFYLNNSVMEYHPRIIMLTCAFLACKVDEFNVSSAQFVGNLRESPLGQEKALEQILEYELLLIQQLNFHLIVHNPYRPFEGFLIDLKTRYPMLENPEVLRKTADDFLNRVALTDAYLLFTPSQIALTAILSSASRAGINMESYLSESLMLKENRTSLAKLLDGMKCMKNLIKKYELPRPEEVAALKQKLEKCHSLELSLNINPKKRKGYEDDEYITKKSRMDEEEWTDDDLADTL